TCCGCCTTCGCTTGTATCAAAACCTTTCAGATCAACCTCTTTCAAACGTATTGATCGATGACGAACCCGCCCTCATCGAGGTCGCCGACCAGGGATTGCTCAAATGCATCCGTGTTGACACCATTTTCTTCCAACACGCTGGTCAGCGCCGAACGAATTTGTTCGGGGGAAGCGTTGCCTTCGGATTCCGCGGCGAGCTCTTCCAACGATTCGATGATTTGACTCACCAACTCGTCGGTGGATGACTCCTCCACACCAGCCGAAAGCAAAGCGGATTCGATAGAGCTTGTTGCGCTCTCGTCTTTGGGTGGTGGCGGTGGACCTGGTGGACGACCGGCGCCCGATGGTCCACCTGCACCAGCAGCTCCCGTTGCACCGGATGGCCCATTGGCTCGAATGGCCTGCTCGACTTCCGAGGAGTCGATTCCATTGGCATCCAAGACTTCTTCGACAGCCGACCGATAGGCCTGAGGATTGTTGCCTACGGAAGACTCGGATTGCAATTCCGAGATCGCATCATCGATTTGTGCTAGCACCTTCGTCGCGGTCGTATCGTCCACACCGACGGACTGCAGCGCATCAGACAATTGCTCTTCGCTGGGCGGTGGTGGGCCCTGTCGTCGAGTCTGGGTGGAGGAGGATTGTGTACTATCAGCGGAGGTGAGACCGGAAAGATTCATCGCATAGGATCCTTCGATTGGGAGGTTTCAATTCAAGCGAGAAATTCGCGAACCAACTGAGTCGGCAACACCGATGTCGGTGTGGAGACGTTGAACTCTTGGCTCATTTTTCGCTAGAGACCAACGATTTCCCGATGTTTTTCGACATTCGCACAAATTCCAAAAATCGGTTTGAAAGCGTGGCCCTATCAAGGTTCCGATGACGCATTGGGTTCTCGGCAGACTCTTTTTTGTTGCCTCGACCGCCTTTCTGAGTGCAATTGATGAGGGTTTGGGTCCCCTTCTCTAAACGCGGATCTCTGAACCTCGATTGTCTCGGAGCTCCCACTGATCGCTGAGCGATTGACCATTGGCATCTCTGCCAGAACCTCTCGCGATCATCCTCCTCCATCTTCTCTTCTTGGGTCCAATCGTGAATCGAACATTGCAATGCATCGTCTTGGCGGGAATCATTTTGCTTCCCAATCTTCTCGCCGCCCAGCCTCCCGGTCGTGGTGGTCAAGGCGGAATGAATGGTCGCGGTGGGCCACCGCCGGAAATGATCTACCAATTGTTCACGACCGCGGATACCAACAATGACGGCAGCGTGACCAAGTCCGAACTGATGGCGGTCATGCAAAACCAAAGTCGTGGCAATCAACTCGGACGTGGGGGTCCCCCACCCATGAATGGCAACTATGGTCCTGGGAATCTGGGGCCCGGCAATCCCGGAGGTGAGCAACCACCACAACGTGAGCCTGGTGGACAACACGGACCGCCGCCCCAACCGGGTCAGGTGTTGCCCGAACCAATCGCTCAGTCGTTGAATTTGAACGAACGTCAATCGCGCCAGCTTGCTGCACTGCAAGCCGAGGTCGATCGACGACTCGCTGCGATCTTGACGGATGAGCAGGAAGATCAGCTTCAGAACGCTCGGCCACCCCAAGGTCCCAACCCGATGGAAGTCGGAGGCGAACCTCGCCCGAATCAACGACCGCAACGCCCTCAATGATGCATGGCTGATGTCCTGCTGCCAGCATCGCTCCTCGTCATCCAAAATTTGATGCACCGATGACATGACTCCCATTCACGAAATCGAATCTGGATCCGGTTCAGCAAACACGAATCAGTGATACGGTCACTCTGGCTGGAAGTCTTCGCTGCGTTTTGCCGCTACGATTGAGACATGATCAATCCGACTGAACGAGCGATTTTCCTGCAGGCGATCGAGGAAGAAAATATCGACGATCGGTTGGCGTACTTGGACTCAGCTTGCGGAAGCGATTTAAGTCTCCGGAACGCTGTCGAAGATTTACTCGCCGCTCATGAACAACCCGCGGCGTTGTTGGATCACCCGATCGGCGCCGACCGAAGTCATTCTGCGTTCTCGGAACCACACACCGAAGCGATCATCGATCACATCGGCATGCAAATCGGCCCTTACAAATTGAGGGAACAAATTGGCGAAGGTGGCTTTGGTCTGGTCTTCGTCGCCGAACAAGAACAGCCTGTTCGCCGA
The Rhodopirellula bahusiensis DNA segment above includes these coding regions:
- a CDS encoding EF-hand domain-containing protein, which produces MNRTLQCIVLAGIILLPNLLAAQPPGRGGQGGMNGRGGPPPEMIYQLFTTADTNNDGSVTKSELMAVMQNQSRGNQLGRGGPPPMNGNYGPGNLGPGNPGGEQPPQREPGGQHGPPPQPGQVLPEPIAQSLNLNERQSRQLAALQAEVDRRLAAILTDEQEDQLQNARPPQGPNPMEVGGEPRPNQRPQRPQ